Part of the Carnobacterium sp. 17-4 genome is shown below.
TTCTCCGGGCAATCCGTCTATTTCACAAACAATTTCAGATATGAAACCTTGATTACTTAATATTTTTCTAGAAGCAACGTTTTCTGGATCAATGATAGCTTGTATTTTCTCTAACCCTAGTCGGCTTGCTATCTCAATTAATTGATTTGCTACACCAGTTCCATAACCTCTTCCCCAATATTTTGGAAGTATCATATAGCCTATTTCTGCTTCGTTAGGTTGTTTTTCATTCAAAGTTAAATGAGCAAGCCCAATAAATTTTTGATCTAAATCCATAGATATTTTGTATGAACCATAATCGTTATTTTTTTTATTATAGGTTACTAATTTTTGGAAATTTGTTTTGGCTTCTTCATAGGGAATAGCTCTTTCAGTGACTTGAGACATAACACGATCATTTGAAACAAGTTGATAATAATAGTCAAAATCATCTTCCTTAAACTTCAATAGATTTAATTTCATTAGGACCTCCAATTGAATTCAATAGTTACTCATTTATTTATTGTTATTATATCTCAGAAGTAAGTAATTAATACTCTATATTTTACACATACGATACATGAAATTATATAATTTCATGTATCAACAATAATTTTAAACACTGATCTCGCTGTAGGATTAGAACGATTAATGTCTTATAATGTAACTGTTAGAGTTAATTAAAGGAGAATCGCATAGTGAAAAAGAAATCTAATATAATTATCATAGGTATTATTCTATTAGTTACTGTTGGAGGTATTTTTTTATTTGCTGGATTTAAATGGGTTTCTCCGCGATTTTTTCCACCAGATAATATTTATAGATCTTCAACTGCAAGTGCAGCTGGTCATACAATAAAAATAGATCAACACTACTCTGTGGTAACAACAAGTGCTTCCACATCCTATTTATGGTTTGTGGAAGATGGCGGAAATCCCATAACGTTAAGTGAACACGTGGAAAAATTGAATTATGATAATAATTATATTCTTGTTCAATCGGTTACAGAAAACTTTGATAGTCTTTTTTTTAAAGAATATGACTATTCCATTGTAAATAAAGAAACACAGGAAATTGATTCATTTTCAAAAAAGAATGCATTTTTAGAAGAATGTCGAAATAGAAATATAAATGTAGAATTAAAAATTAAAGAAGAATTCGATTGGTATTAACAATGCTTATTATCTTATTGAATACATGAAATTAGATAGATTAATGTATAAAGAACCTTGTTAAATCAAGGTTCTTTTTTTTAAAATTAGTGCATTCAGTTATTTTAAGATGAGTAGAAAAATTATTTATTTGACTGTTTGCTAGTTAAATAAATGAATACGTATTGAAGGATAAGTAAGATCCCTAAAATAACACCCACACCTATTTTACCTTCTTTTGAACTTAATAATTCTGAAAAAATGTCTATCCTAGTAAGAATTCCTAAAATAGCAGAAGTAAGTACAATTGGAAGAAAAGGTGCCCATATTTTTTTATCTTTTTCTTTATAAAACAGATAGAGTATTAGTCCAGATATAAGAATGATGGTAACTATGCCTAAATTGCCACTAAGATTTACTTTGAGTGGTGTAGATATTAAAAAACTAATATAAAAACCAACTGAGACGCCTAACCCAACTAATAAAAGTAAAACTAGTTTAGATAGTTTGTCTTTAAATCGATATAAGCTAATCCCTAAAAGCCATAGAGCAAAAATAACCATAATAGCCCAATAGAATCCGCGTATTAGTAAACTTCCAATATCCAGGCTTTCATCTGGAAAAATAATTTCAGATAAAATACTAAAAATACTATAGCTTGCTAAAGCAGTTAGAATTATTTTTACAGTATCTAAAAGATTAATAGGCAGCTGTTTAATAATGTCGTCAGCAACTTTTTTTGGATTTTCTCCAAAATATTCTTCTGCGGAAATACCTTGTTCTTGAGCATCTAAAATATCCCTTAAAACTTCTAATAATAATTCTTCGCTTTTTTTCACATCTCTGAAAAAAGCCATTATTCTAATATAAATAAGTAGGTTTCCATAGTATTTTTCGTTTTCTTTTGTCAACGATTCTTGTAAGACCGCATTTGTCTCTATCAATTCATTTTTTTCCAAGTTATTCACTTCCTTCTACTAGATTATCAACACTTTCTTTCAACTTATTCCATTGCAATGTAAATTCATTTTTTTCTATTAGCCCTTTTTCAGTAAGAGAATAATATTTTCTTTTTGGCCCTGTATCAGAATTACGTAAGGTCCCTTTTATTAATTCTTTTTTTTCCAGTGAGAGCAAAAGAGGATAGATCGTTCCTTTAGGAATATCAGTAAAACCAAAGTCTGTAAGCTTTTCGCTCAATTTATAACCATATAATTCTTCTTGATAAAGTAAAAGTAAAATACTACCTGATAAAATTCCTTTCAACATTTGAGAGTTTATTTTATTGTCCATGCTATCCCTCCTCTATTATGCTTTACAAGTTAGTTATATCAAATGCAAACTAGCTTGTAAAGCATAATAGTTGGTTTTTTTAAATGAGACAAAGAAACAAGCTATTAATTTAAATTAATAGCTTGTTTTCAATACATGAAATTGTATAAAAACGTGTATGTAGAACCTTTTAAAATAGCATATAACTCTATATCTTTAAAATAAAAAATGAGGATGTGAAAATCCTCATTTTTCAGTTATTAATCAATCACCCAACCTCCCAATTCTTTATCGTTGGTTCCATTTCCCAAACCCGCAGAAACTGAACCATCTGGATTTGTCTGTGTCCAAGTGTCCGTTTTATTTTCACCATTTTGACCGGCAGACCAACCATAATCTTTACCTGAACTATTAGATGGTGCACTTGGTTTTGGTGCTGATTGAGTTGGTGCTTTTGTTGAAGAACTAGAATTACTGTTTGAACTATTAGAACTTGTTGTATTATTTTGACTGCTGCTACTATTTGGTGATTGTGTATTTTCAGAACTGTAGTTTCCATTTGAAGAACTACTACTTGTGCTTCCATTTCCACTATTGCTGCTTTCAACATAACTATTATTGCTAGAAGTGTCATTTTCGCTAGAACTAGAACCAGTTTCGTTTTCTAATTGTATTTTTTCTTCTGCAGCTGCAACTTCTTCTGCTTCTTTAATTGCTTGTTCTTCTTTTATTTTTTCTTCTTCTTTTTCTTTAGCTTCTTTATCCAATTGAGTCATTTTGTCTCCGTATTGTTTTAAAAGACCTCCAATATTCTTATCAAGCGATTCTCTTTCTTTGGTGGTATAAACAATATTTTCTTGTAATTTAATTTTATCTTTTAAAGATTTTAATAATTCTGATTTTTTACTTAAAGAATTTCTTTCTTCTTTTTCTAGATCTTTAATAGTGTTGTCTTTTACAACTTTGTCGTTTGTATCTTTGAATATTTTTTTTGATTTATCAATAGAATTTTTATAAGCTTCGACAACTTTTTCATCTTTTTCCTTGTCCGATATATATTTATTTTGTTCTGCAATTATAATTTTTAACTCTTCTAATTTTTTAGATTCATCTTTCTCTAAAGTTAATTCATTATACTTTTCATTAATTTCATTTATGTGATTTTCGATTTTTTCATTATAAATTTTTTGTTCTTCTTTTTTATTTTTTTCAATAGCAATTACCGAACTACCTCCAACAATCAGTAAAACTATTAAACTTAGTGTAATTATTGTTTTTTTATTTTTTATAGGCATATAATTCCTCTCCTTTAATTAAATTTATTAAAAGTCTTTTAAAAGACTTTTTGCTTATTTTTAAAATTTTAATGGTATAAAAAGAAAAAAAGAGGAACACTTCAATATAAGTGTTCCTCTTTTTTTAATTCTGTATGTGGATCCTTGCTTGGCATGGATTGTTTTTAATTTAGGTGTTTAGCAAAAACGTCTTGTGCGTTTTCAGACATAAATGGGTTAACAATGTTGTTGACACTTTTTTCTTCATACGGTGTTGTTACAGACTCATCATCGTCAAGTGTGCGGTAAGTAGGGCCCATTAAGGTATCTTGTATTACGAGCACCACCACGACATCATCCGTTTCATAAAGAGTGACAATATTACGCATATCTTCTGA
Proteins encoded:
- a CDS encoding GNAT family N-acetyltransferase produces the protein MKLNLLKFKEDDFDYYYQLVSNDRVMSQVTERAIPYEEAKTNFQKLVTYNKKNNDYGSYKISMDLDQKFIGLAHLTLNEKQPNEAEIGYMILPKYWGRGYGTGVANQLIEIASRLGLEKIQAIIDPENVASRKILSNQGFISEIVCEIDGLPGEILSKKL
- a CDS encoding PadR family transcriptional regulator, whose amino-acid sequence is MDNKINSQMLKGILSGSILLLLYQEELYGYKLSEKLTDFGFTDIPKGTIYPLLLSLEKKELIKGTLRNSDTGPKRKYYSLTEKGLIEKNEFTLQWNKLKESVDNLVEGSE